A region of Streptomyces deccanensis DNA encodes the following proteins:
- a CDS encoding helix-turn-helix domain-containing protein translates to MPHPMRRDTGGIGARIEELSALRGFSLRELGRRANVSPSMLSRIITGQRQASPAIVSAVARALSVSITVLHGQPYIHQLQADQLDQLITPISVALDDWDIPLGDDDPPPRPVADLEAVVAGLERQRARAEYIEIAHELPSLLAEVGAHVLTQRPGHALERAAWLQAELCRTVYVVGRQIGFGDLARLALSRMAVSAPQSGDPRQVAIERWDRAQLLADAARHDRGVLLVKQALKDLDDDGEQATKAVRGALHLKGAILSSRQGDTAGADDWLAAAGEIAEETGETRDYGLVFGPVNVVIHGMSASSDRDKHARALEKARKVRLPDDYPEARAGHYWVDRARAETWTARHEDAFTSLANARRTAPQQTRYHPGVHETVATLLRARSKASGDLLEFANWCGV, encoded by the coding sequence ATGCCACACCCCATGCGCCGGGACACCGGCGGAATCGGGGCGCGTATCGAAGAACTGAGCGCCCTCCGAGGCTTCTCCCTCCGCGAGCTTGGCCGCCGCGCCAACGTCTCCCCGTCGATGCTCTCCCGCATCATCACCGGCCAACGCCAGGCCAGCCCCGCCATCGTCTCGGCGGTCGCCCGCGCCCTGTCCGTCAGCATCACCGTGCTCCACGGCCAGCCCTACATCCACCAGCTCCAGGCCGACCAGCTCGACCAGCTGATAACCCCGATCAGCGTCGCCCTCGACGACTGGGACATCCCGCTCGGCGACGACGACCCGCCACCCCGCCCGGTCGCCGACCTCGAAGCGGTCGTGGCCGGCCTGGAGCGGCAGCGGGCCCGCGCCGAGTACATCGAGATCGCCCACGAACTGCCCTCCCTGCTTGCCGAGGTCGGCGCCCACGTCCTCACCCAACGGCCAGGGCACGCGCTGGAGCGGGCCGCGTGGCTGCAAGCGGAGCTGTGCCGCACCGTGTACGTCGTGGGCCGTCAGATCGGCTTCGGTGACCTCGCCCGGCTCGCCCTCTCGCGGATGGCGGTCTCCGCCCCGCAATCGGGTGACCCGCGGCAGGTCGCCATCGAGCGGTGGGACCGCGCGCAGCTCCTCGCGGACGCCGCCCGCCACGACCGCGGAGTCCTCCTCGTCAAGCAGGCGTTGAAGGATCTCGACGACGACGGCGAGCAGGCGACCAAGGCGGTGCGCGGGGCCCTGCACCTGAAGGGCGCCATCCTCTCCAGCCGCCAGGGCGACACCGCCGGCGCGGACGACTGGCTCGCGGCGGCCGGGGAGATCGCCGAGGAGACTGGCGAGACCCGGGACTACGGGCTCGTGTTCGGCCCCGTCAACGTCGTGATTCACGGCATGTCGGCGTCGAGCGACCGGGACAAGCACGCCCGCGCGCTGGAGAAGGCGCGCAAGGTCCGTCTCCCGGACGACTATCCGGAAGCGAGGGCAGGGCACTACTGGGTGGATCGGGCGCGCGCGGAGACGTGGACGGCGCGGCACGAGGATGCGTTCACGTCGCTGGCGAACGCCCGGCGGACAGCACCGCAGCAGACCCGGTATCACCCGGGCGTGCACGAGACGGTGGCGACGCTGCTGCGGGCCCGCTCGAAGGCGTCGGGGGATCTGCTGGAGTTCGCCAACTGGTGCGGGGTGTAG
- a CDS encoding DUF6303 family protein has product MSETQTLAMLGWSADIPPAGLWRLRIVLPSGDYSMVYSEWDQVGPPSLMQRYDALAGLGYAVVEGGPDAWRWGEGLSETGGLMVAATTPIRLLTDREATAQAQGAA; this is encoded by the coding sequence ATGAGCGAGACGCAGACGCTGGCCATGCTCGGCTGGTCCGCAGACATCCCCCCGGCTGGCCTGTGGCGGCTGCGGATCGTCCTGCCGAGCGGGGACTACTCGATGGTGTACAGCGAGTGGGACCAGGTCGGGCCGCCGTCCCTGATGCAGCGCTACGACGCTCTCGCTGGCCTCGGGTACGCGGTCGTCGAGGGCGGCCCGGATGCGTGGCGGTGGGGTGAGGGCCTGTCCGAGACGGGAGGGCTCATGGTGGCGGCCACGACCCCGATCCGCCTGCTGACAGACCGGGAGGCCACGGCGCAGGCTCAGGGCGCCGCCTGA
- a CDS encoding phage tail protein, with translation MSGALTIGELVGFIRADDTGMRRGLAQSQLRMRGFQVSTDQRLRDLRGRFVSETRVMSMSLRDDLTGAITVAHRATNQFTTDANGRLRDVRGRFVAAGQAARQMGDDTRSATQDSTRDLTRLKDVLGRVAGMAGGLLRVAGSVAPIAGAIGAAVPLGAALAATLQNIAPAAGVGVSAMLAVRQASAVVKLAAVGMDEALSSALDPSKGEEFAEALKKLSPEARAFALAVQDAAPALRDLQQDVQNRVFQGLAEDLERAGRSAFPIVRRELLDTAGALNLMGQGALGAAKQLAEDGTLGRAMGSASKGLLNLSGIPGVVATALGQVAAAAGPSFERLTEKAGDAAFRIGDKLGKAFESGAMERAIENAIDLIGDLLDVGGNIGTVLSNVFGAAQASGGGLVGTLEKITGALAEVTGTQEFQDALQALMSVTSNLADNVLPLLATAFEMLLPVITEISPFVNDLVDILGEELAKALPELTPLLEEAARNFGELAPILGELIPPLMEIVTAALPLMGIYLQLTSELLQLLAPALVGVAEAASFVAGIFSGFVVGAFDAVSNAARIVVNLLQGDFAGAWEIAKGSVSGFTVAAISSVLEFVGSARRSFSEFVSDAVSRLASLPGAAVSALGDLSGVLVGSGRALIAGFVAGILEMVDDVKSAAGSVLSAASGFFPHSPAKEGPFSGKGYTTYSGRALVTDFARGIEAAMPSVQSALDRMPGLGPVLGGLGMGTGLALPGDLSMPGLGSFGASSGAQAVDVNVRLKIDGGEDDLQRAIRRWVEIEGGGNVQDAFGKRAA, from the coding sequence ATGTCCGGTGCACTCACGATCGGCGAGCTCGTCGGCTTCATTCGGGCCGACGACACCGGCATGCGCCGCGGCCTCGCTCAGTCCCAGCTCCGCATGCGCGGCTTCCAGGTCTCCACCGACCAGCGCCTCAGGGACCTCCGCGGCCGGTTCGTCTCCGAGACCCGCGTCATGTCGATGTCCCTCCGCGACGACCTCACAGGCGCGATCACCGTCGCCCACCGGGCCACAAACCAGTTCACGACCGACGCGAACGGCCGACTGAGGGACGTACGGGGCAGGTTCGTCGCCGCGGGCCAGGCCGCCCGACAGATGGGCGACGACACCCGCAGCGCCACCCAGGACAGCACCCGCGACCTGACCCGCCTGAAGGACGTCCTCGGCCGCGTCGCGGGCATGGCTGGCGGACTGCTCCGGGTAGCGGGCAGCGTCGCCCCCATCGCCGGAGCCATTGGTGCAGCCGTACCGCTCGGCGCGGCGCTCGCGGCAACGCTCCAGAACATCGCCCCCGCGGCGGGCGTAGGCGTCTCGGCCATGCTCGCCGTGCGGCAGGCCTCGGCGGTCGTCAAGCTCGCGGCGGTCGGCATGGACGAGGCGCTCTCCTCGGCGCTGGACCCGTCGAAGGGCGAGGAGTTCGCCGAGGCCCTGAAGAAGCTGAGCCCCGAAGCACGGGCGTTCGCCCTCGCCGTCCAGGACGCGGCCCCCGCGCTCCGCGACCTGCAACAGGACGTGCAGAACCGTGTGTTCCAGGGCCTGGCCGAAGACCTCGAACGCGCCGGGCGGTCCGCCTTCCCCATCGTCCGTCGGGAGCTGCTGGACACCGCCGGCGCCCTGAACCTCATGGGCCAGGGTGCCCTGGGGGCGGCGAAGCAGCTCGCCGAAGACGGCACCCTCGGCAGAGCGATGGGCTCGGCGTCGAAGGGCCTGCTCAACCTCTCCGGTATCCCCGGGGTCGTCGCGACCGCCCTCGGCCAGGTCGCCGCCGCTGCTGGCCCCAGCTTCGAGCGGCTCACCGAGAAGGCGGGCGACGCTGCGTTCCGGATCGGCGACAAGCTGGGCAAGGCGTTCGAGTCCGGGGCGATGGAACGCGCCATCGAGAACGCCATCGACCTCATCGGCGACCTCCTCGACGTCGGCGGGAACATCGGCACCGTCCTGAGCAACGTCTTCGGGGCCGCACAGGCATCCGGCGGGGGCCTGGTCGGCACCCTGGAGAAGATCACCGGCGCCCTCGCGGAAGTCACCGGCACGCAGGAGTTCCAGGACGCCCTGCAGGCGCTCATGTCCGTCACGAGCAACCTCGCCGACAACGTGCTTCCGCTGCTCGCGACCGCCTTCGAGATGCTCCTGCCGGTCATCACCGAAATCTCGCCGTTCGTGAACGACCTGGTCGACATCCTCGGCGAGGAGCTGGCCAAGGCTCTCCCCGAACTGACCCCGCTCCTCGAAGAGGCGGCCAGGAACTTCGGCGAACTCGCGCCGATCCTCGGCGAACTGATCCCACCGCTGATGGAGATCGTCACCGCCGCGCTGCCGCTGATGGGCATCTACCTGCAACTCACCTCCGAGCTGCTCCAGCTGCTGGCGCCCGCTCTGGTGGGCGTCGCCGAGGCCGCCTCGTTCGTCGCGGGCATCTTCTCCGGCTTCGTCGTCGGCGCGTTCGATGCCGTCAGCAACGCCGCCCGGATCGTGGTCAACCTCCTCCAAGGCGACTTCGCCGGGGCCTGGGAGATCGCGAAGGGCTCGGTCTCCGGCTTCACAGTGGCCGCCATCTCAAGCGTGCTGGAGTTCGTCGGCAGCGCCCGCCGGAGCTTCTCCGAGTTCGTGAGCGACGCCGTGTCCCGACTGGCCTCCCTGCCTGGGGCTGCCGTGTCTGCGCTCGGCGACCTCAGCGGGGTCCTCGTCGGCTCTGGCCGCGCACTGATCGCGGGCTTCGTAGCAGGCATCCTCGAAATGGTCGACGACGTCAAGTCGGCTGCGGGGAGCGTCCTTTCCGCGGCGAGCGGGTTCTTCCCCCACTCCCCGGCGAAGGAGGGCCCGTTCTCGGGCAAGGGGTACACCACCTACTCCGGCCGGGCGCTGGTCACCGACTTCGCCAGGGGCATCGAGGCCGCCATGCCGAGCGTCCAGTCTGCCCTCGACCGGATGCCGGGTCTCGGTCCGGTCCTCGGCGGCCTCGGCATGGGCACGGGCCTGGCCCTGCCCGGCGACCTGTCCATGCCCGGCCTCGGGAGCTTCGGAGCGTCCTCGGGGGCGCAGGCCGTGGACGTCAACGTGCGGTTGAAGATCGATGGGGGCGAGGACGACCTTCAGCGCGCGATCCGCCGGTGGGTGGAGATCGAGGGCGGCGGCAACGTGCAGGACGCGTTCGGGAAGAGGGCGGCATGA
- a CDS encoding helix-turn-helix domain-containing protein: MPPDPTVAALLRPDGSVIVPASVAGDVLRALVRDLTARIRADGGEISPRIRALLYALHAADQQDTPGFPTETPTAPADTVELGMREVAALLECSPQYARRLARNGSLPARRAGRIWLVDPTALDAFRKGHAA, translated from the coding sequence ATGCCGCCTGACCCCACCGTCGCCGCGCTGCTGCGGCCGGACGGCTCGGTCATCGTCCCGGCCTCGGTCGCCGGGGACGTCCTCCGCGCCCTCGTGCGCGACCTGACGGCACGCATCCGCGCCGACGGCGGCGAAATCTCCCCCCGCATCCGCGCACTGCTGTACGCCCTCCACGCAGCCGACCAGCAGGACACCCCCGGTTTCCCCACCGAAACCCCTACCGCCCCCGCTGACACCGTGGAGTTGGGCATGAGGGAGGTCGCCGCGCTGCTGGAGTGCTCACCCCAGTACGCGCGGCGCCTTGCCCGCAATGGCAGCCTCCCCGCCCGCCGCGCCGGCCGTATCTGGCTGGTCGACCCCACCGCCCTCGACGCCTTCCGGAAGGGACACGCAGCGTGA
- a CDS encoding AAA family ATPase: MTTPHDPADPLTHIRAAGLRGADVARTESGLYVPAQPVRPDPETMSGEEYLAACVAQMRAELLDTDGLDKIPPLEPLVGDLLQMNTTARIIGPSGTFKSFVLLDMAGHVGTGMRWHGQYVRQGTVVYLVAEGEQGIRKRVRAWEQHYGVRMDNVLFLPRPVQARSPEWTVFTELAQQLAPVFVVIDTQARVSVGVEENSNKEMGEVVDRMDDLRRATGACIGLVHHTGHQGEHGRGASSVKGAMQSEINVKKTGDRISNIVLTLKATKQKDEEEGNDLQFGLRRIALDGEAKPDGRPVTSLVIESLDALPERGPEPGSVPWIVQQLDKAHVPYGWGRDRIVKQLAEMEIKASKDKIQEVVRVRKERGGNLPPDLPYSPVTQPALTDGAGQEETPDQTCPGQVEGRFGQGAKNLPAPSPSLGRGQVGHTGPTCAVCHTPLDAEWAARGHDRHVAC; this comes from the coding sequence GTGACCACCCCGCACGATCCCGCAGACCCGCTGACGCACATCCGCGCAGCGGGTCTGCGGGGTGCCGACGTCGCCCGGACCGAGTCGGGGCTTTACGTCCCCGCGCAGCCTGTACGGCCGGACCCCGAGACGATGTCGGGCGAGGAGTACCTCGCCGCCTGCGTCGCGCAGATGCGCGCGGAACTCCTCGACACCGACGGCCTCGACAAGATCCCGCCGCTGGAACCCCTCGTCGGCGACCTCCTCCAGATGAACACCACAGCGCGGATCATCGGACCGTCGGGCACCTTCAAGTCGTTCGTCCTCCTCGACATGGCCGGCCACGTCGGCACCGGCATGCGCTGGCACGGCCAGTACGTCCGGCAGGGCACTGTCGTCTACCTCGTCGCCGAGGGCGAGCAGGGCATCCGCAAGCGCGTGAGGGCCTGGGAACAGCACTACGGCGTCCGCATGGACAACGTGCTGTTCCTGCCCCGGCCGGTGCAGGCCCGGTCTCCGGAGTGGACCGTGTTCACCGAGCTGGCGCAGCAGCTGGCGCCCGTGTTCGTCGTCATCGACACCCAGGCCCGCGTGTCCGTCGGCGTCGAGGAGAACTCCAACAAGGAGATGGGCGAGGTCGTCGACCGCATGGACGACCTGCGCCGCGCCACCGGAGCGTGCATCGGCCTGGTGCACCACACCGGCCACCAGGGCGAGCACGGCCGCGGCGCCTCCTCGGTGAAGGGCGCGATGCAGTCCGAGATCAACGTCAAGAAGACCGGCGACCGGATCTCGAACATCGTCCTCACCCTGAAGGCGACGAAACAGAAGGACGAGGAGGAGGGCAACGACCTCCAGTTCGGCCTGAGGCGGATCGCCCTCGACGGCGAGGCCAAGCCCGACGGCCGGCCAGTCACCTCCCTCGTCATCGAGTCGCTCGATGCGCTCCCCGAACGAGGCCCTGAGCCCGGCTCTGTCCCGTGGATCGTGCAGCAACTCGACAAGGCCCACGTGCCGTACGGCTGGGGCCGGGACCGCATCGTCAAGCAGCTCGCCGAGATGGAGATCAAGGCGAGCAAGGACAAGATCCAAGAGGTCGTCAGGGTCCGGAAGGAGCGGGGTGGAAACCTGCCCCCAGACCTGCCCTACTCACCAGTAACACAACCTGCCCTCACTGACGGGGCAGGGCAGGAGGAAACCCCAGATCAAACCTGCCCCGGGCAGGTCGAGGGCAGGTTCGGGCAGGGTGCCAAAAACCTGCCTGCCCCCTCCCCCTCACTAGGGAGGGGGCAGGTGGGTCACACGGGGCCCACCTGCGCCGTCTGCCACACCCCCCTCGATGCCGAATGGGCCGCACGCGGCCACGACCGACACGTCGCCTGCTAA
- a CDS encoding DUF2742 domain-containing protein produces MTSRSNPDRPRLALAVGRGRPLHTVPPDADAGEVTHLRACAQATALLRSGEAWPMYGTLPWLQLPPDDPRVYVATLEAAELHRMADERRYADARAQAVATVQAAADQRLTQRRISRTREPHRLTATPGWPPIQIPGRPGEYLTWENSE; encoded by the coding sequence GTGACCAGCCGCAGCAACCCGGACCGTCCTCGCCTGGCCCTCGCGGTCGGGCGGGGGCGGCCCCTGCACACCGTCCCGCCCGACGCCGACGCCGGAGAGGTCACCCACCTCCGCGCCTGCGCCCAGGCAACTGCCCTCCTCCGCAGCGGCGAGGCGTGGCCGATGTACGGCACCCTCCCGTGGCTGCAACTGCCGCCGGACGACCCGCGCGTCTACGTCGCCACCCTCGAAGCCGCAGAGCTGCATCGGATGGCCGACGAACGCCGCTACGCCGACGCACGCGCCCAAGCCGTCGCCACCGTCCAGGCCGCCGCCGATCAGCGGCTCACGCAGCGCCGCATCAGCCGCACCCGCGAGCCGCACCGGCTCACCGCGACTCCCGGCTGGCCGCCCATCCAGATCCCCGGCCGACCCGGCGAGTACCTCACTTGGGAGAACAGCGAGTGA
- a CDS encoding helix-turn-helix transcriptional regulator: MTETTVAERIRTFRRVRPDLPAPAERRAIRVAAGLTQAAVADAVGVTPQAVALWESGRRTPRGNLLGRYAEAIRAMREPA, translated from the coding sequence ATGACCGAAACGACGGTTGCGGAGAGAATCCGCACCTTCCGACGTGTGCGCCCGGATCTTCCGGCGCCCGCCGAGCGAAGGGCCATCCGAGTAGCTGCGGGCCTGACGCAGGCGGCTGTGGCTGATGCCGTGGGCGTCACACCGCAGGCGGTAGCGCTGTGGGAATCCGGGCGCCGGACGCCTCGGGGCAACCTGCTCGGCCGGTACGCCGAGGCCATCCGGGCCATGCGGGAGCCCGCGTGA
- a CDS encoding helix-turn-helix domain-containing protein: MSNSHDDEPEPKFPQVTDVHHPTPDEAKQGIVGHFVQSGDGWTAVGTVARGPQGLSIIRLEVIPGKVGDDVGPSVTSRMLRDIPVGALLDRVRQWAAMNEALASVSGEGVLMGFERPSRTADEIIAAGAPTEPRPGRAALPDELMRAVAEGYIAESAPGMPRGAVKRLAEALDRPEQTVSRWVARARKEGWLGPGAAGREGAEPGPRLVAHIAAERASAEQ; this comes from the coding sequence GTGAGTAACTCCCATGACGATGAGCCTGAGCCGAAGTTTCCACAGGTCACCGACGTACATCACCCCACCCCTGACGAAGCGAAACAGGGGATCGTGGGGCACTTCGTCCAGTCGGGAGATGGGTGGACGGCGGTCGGCACAGTGGCCCGTGGACCGCAAGGGCTCTCGATCATCCGCCTGGAGGTCATCCCCGGAAAGGTCGGCGACGACGTCGGCCCGAGTGTCACGTCGAGGATGCTGCGCGACATTCCGGTGGGCGCGCTCCTCGACAGGGTCCGTCAGTGGGCCGCGATGAACGAGGCGCTGGCAAGCGTCTCGGGAGAGGGCGTTCTGATGGGCTTCGAGCGTCCGTCGCGGACAGCCGACGAGATCATTGCGGCCGGTGCGCCGACGGAGCCGCGACCCGGTCGCGCCGCCCTGCCGGACGAGCTGATGCGCGCCGTTGCTGAGGGGTATATCGCCGAGTCCGCTCCTGGCATGCCCCGAGGAGCGGTGAAGCGACTCGCCGAGGCGCTGGACAGGCCAGAGCAGACCGTATCGCGGTGGGTGGCGCGAGCCCGCAAGGAAGGCTGGCTGGGGCCAGGCGCGGCGGGCAGGGAAGGCGCTGAGCCGGGCCCCCGCCTGGTGGCGCACATCGCCGCCGAGCGCGCCAGCGCCGAGCAATAG
- a CDS encoding recombinase family protein, with amino-acid sequence MTPTRALLLVRISDDKAGDAGGVGRQEEDGRALADRLGWTIAEVIVENDTSAYKRRRTKLPDGSTALRTVRPGFRAALDKLASGERDGMLAYDLDRVARDPRDLEDLIDVVESRRPHIPVMSVTGSLRLDDDSGIAMARIMVTIANKSSRDTARRVTRKHEALAAEGKPPGGGYRGYGFTAKGHEINETEAEIVREIAARILGDWDGWTEEQREQIDPEMGESLNSIAADLQARKVPTVTGAAWRDRSVRSVVSKPSVAGLREYRGEVVGKAVWDAIVPEERWEQVRARLAGRHRAVDLTLQRWLTGVLRCSKCGRMLHGWSGNNGRRYWCPPSLDGCGKIAVKAQFAEDEVERQILELLSQPEVLQRLRTVADTEVTDEARTELANDEAQLRLMAGMFARREITFPEYQEGRRIIEPRIKESRALLTSRAPRVLRRLLAEDDIAAGWSGLAPADKREVVLALVPGYDVLPHDRSMGNKFDPGRLVPFEA; translated from the coding sequence ATGACTCCAACAAGGGCCCTGCTGCTCGTTCGAATCAGCGATGACAAGGCCGGAGACGCCGGGGGAGTAGGGCGGCAAGAGGAGGACGGACGCGCCCTCGCCGACCGGCTCGGCTGGACGATCGCTGAGGTCATCGTGGAGAACGACACCTCCGCGTACAAGCGACGCAGGACCAAACTCCCCGACGGGTCGACCGCGCTCCGTACCGTCCGGCCAGGTTTCCGGGCCGCCCTCGACAAGCTCGCGTCCGGCGAGCGAGACGGCATGCTCGCGTACGACCTCGACCGCGTGGCCCGTGACCCCCGGGACCTGGAAGACCTGATCGACGTGGTGGAGTCCAGGCGCCCCCACATCCCGGTCATGAGCGTCACCGGGTCGCTCCGCCTCGACGACGACAGCGGCATCGCCATGGCTCGGATCATGGTCACGATCGCCAACAAGTCCAGCCGGGACACCGCCCGTCGAGTCACCCGGAAGCACGAGGCGTTGGCCGCTGAGGGCAAGCCGCCCGGCGGCGGGTATCGCGGCTACGGCTTCACCGCCAAGGGCCACGAGATCAACGAGACCGAGGCCGAGATCGTGCGCGAGATCGCCGCCCGCATCCTCGGTGACTGGGACGGCTGGACCGAGGAGCAACGCGAGCAGATCGACCCGGAGATGGGGGAGTCCCTCAACTCGATCGCCGCAGACCTCCAGGCCCGCAAGGTGCCTACGGTGACGGGCGCCGCATGGCGTGACCGGTCGGTGCGCTCGGTCGTCTCCAAGCCGTCCGTGGCGGGCCTGCGTGAGTACCGCGGCGAGGTCGTCGGCAAGGCCGTGTGGGATGCGATCGTGCCTGAAGAGCGGTGGGAGCAAGTGCGGGCGCGGCTCGCCGGGCGTCACCGCGCGGTCGACCTCACCCTTCAGCGCTGGCTCACCGGGGTGCTGCGCTGCTCGAAGTGCGGTCGCATGCTGCACGGCTGGTCAGGCAACAACGGCCGGCGGTACTGGTGCCCGCCCTCCCTCGACGGCTGCGGGAAGATCGCCGTGAAGGCGCAGTTCGCCGAGGACGAAGTCGAGCGGCAGATCCTCGAACTCCTCAGCCAGCCAGAGGTGTTGCAGCGGCTCCGCACGGTCGCGGACACGGAGGTGACCGACGAGGCCCGCACCGAGCTGGCCAACGACGAGGCGCAGCTGCGGCTCATGGCCGGCATGTTCGCCCGCAGGGAGATCACGTTCCCGGAGTATCAGGAGGGGCGCCGGATCATCGAGCCTCGGATCAAGGAGTCACGGGCCCTGCTGACGTCGCGGGCGCCTCGGGTGCTGCGTCGACTGCTCGCCGAGGACGACATCGCGGCGGGCTGGTCGGGGCTGGCGCCAGCAGACAAGCGCGAGGTCGTCCTCGCCCTGGTGCCCGGGTACGACGTGCTGCCGCACGATCGGTCGATGGGCAACAAGTTCGACCCCGGACGGCTGGTGCCGTTCGAGGCCTGA
- a CDS encoding ComEA family DNA-binding protein, translating to MALRSRSRTATVTSGPGRGPSSDGRARHHHPRRPRGRAGRRHQASADALRLRTEALFPETAREPRELGHGPPPGPGRAGVRGGAGGGGDGRAASGSDGGAPEAIASYADDGAADRDAGRDTGRESGRDAGRDAGRAWRERVGPAVRERLPLWLQVRCGIERKSVVALSVVLVVAAVFAAQHFWAGRTQPVSAPEVVRAGAPGASVAPGGVEAPFGAPGGGAAAVSGAPPGSVASSAGPLIVVDVGGKVRRPGIQRLPAGSRVADALRAAGGVRPGTNTDGLNRARLLVDGEHVLVGTPAPAAGPGAVPGAGSGAVPGAGSGGGGGAAAGAGGAAAGSAPTTPVSLNTATADQLDTLPGVGPVLAQHIIDYRTQHGGFRSVDELREVNGIGDPTSRR from the coding sequence ATGGCACTTCGATCACGTTCACGTACAGCGACGGTCACCAGCGGCCCCGGCCGGGGCCCTTCCTCCGACGGGCGCGCCCGGCACCACCACCCTCGGCGGCCGAGGGGCAGGGCGGGCCGCCGCCACCAGGCATCGGCGGATGCGCTCCGCCTGCGCACGGAGGCGTTGTTTCCCGAAACGGCCAGGGAGCCCCGGGAGTTGGGGCACGGGCCGCCGCCGGGTCCTGGGCGGGCTGGTGTTCGCGGCGGGGCCGGTGGCGGGGGCGACGGTCGGGCCGCGTCGGGTTCCGATGGCGGTGCCCCCGAGGCGATCGCCTCCTACGCCGACGACGGAGCCGCCGATCGTGACGCGGGCCGTGACACCGGTCGTGAATCTGGTCGTGACGCGGGTCGTGACGCTGGGCGCGCGTGGCGGGAGCGGGTGGGGCCTGCCGTGCGGGAGCGGTTGCCGTTGTGGTTGCAGGTGCGGTGCGGCATCGAGCGGAAGAGCGTCGTCGCGCTGAGCGTGGTGCTGGTCGTCGCAGCGGTGTTCGCGGCACAGCACTTCTGGGCGGGCCGGACCCAGCCGGTGAGCGCGCCCGAGGTGGTGCGGGCGGGAGCTCCTGGTGCCTCGGTGGCACCAGGGGGCGTGGAGGCACCGTTCGGTGCGCCCGGAGGCGGCGCGGCGGCGGTGTCGGGCGCCCCGCCCGGGTCGGTGGCGTCCTCGGCCGGTCCCCTGATCGTGGTGGACGTCGGCGGCAAGGTGCGCAGACCGGGCATCCAACGGTTGCCGGCCGGTTCGAGGGTCGCCGACGCGCTGCGGGCGGCGGGCGGGGTCCGACCGGGAACGAACACCGACGGGCTCAACCGCGCCAGGCTCCTCGTGGACGGCGAACACGTCCTGGTCGGCACCCCGGCGCCGGCGGCCGGACCGGGCGCGGTGCCGGGGGCGGGATCGGGCGCGGTGCCGGGGGCGGGATCGGGCGGGGGTGGCGGTGCGGCAGCCGGGGCGGGCGGAGCCGCCGCAGGCTCGGCGCCCACGACCCCCGTATCGCTCAACACCGCCACCGCCGACCAACTGGACACTCTGCCCGGCGTGGGCCCCGTCCTCGCCCAGCACATCATCGACTACCGCACCCAGCACGGCGGCTTCCGCTCGGTGGACGAGCTGCGCGAGGTCAACGGCATCGGCGATCCTACATCTCGACGGTAA
- a CDS encoding DegV family protein, translating into MSRHVAIVTDSTAYLPPPAMERHGITAVPLTVVLGDQALEEGTEISARSLAQALQKRRSVTTSRPSPELFAETYRRVAESGATGIVSLHLSAEFSGTYDAAVLAAREAPVPVRVVDTGMVAMALGFCALAAAESAEAGGTVDEAVTAAEKRAAGTSAFFYVDTLDYLRRGGRIGAAQALFGSALAVKPLLRLDGGRIEMLEKVRTASRAIARLEEIVAERAGGAPVDIAVHHLAAPERASALAERLRGRVPGLADLHVSEVGAVIGAHTGPGLLGVVVSPR; encoded by the coding sequence ATGTCCCGCCATGTCGCGATCGTCACCGATTCAACGGCCTACCTGCCGCCGCCGGCGATGGAGCGTCACGGCATCACCGCGGTGCCGTTGACCGTGGTCCTCGGCGACCAGGCGCTCGAAGAGGGGACCGAGATCTCGGCCCGCTCCCTGGCCCAGGCACTGCAGAAACGACGGTCCGTCACCACCTCCCGCCCCAGCCCCGAACTGTTCGCCGAGACCTACCGCAGGGTCGCGGAGTCGGGCGCCACGGGCATCGTCTCCCTCCACCTCTCCGCCGAGTTCTCGGGCACGTACGACGCGGCCGTGCTCGCGGCACGCGAAGCACCCGTGCCGGTGCGCGTCGTGGACACCGGGATGGTCGCGATGGCCCTCGGCTTCTGCGCCCTGGCCGCCGCCGAGTCCGCGGAGGCGGGCGGCACGGTGGACGAAGCCGTCACGGCCGCCGAGAAGCGGGCCGCGGGGACGTCCGCGTTCTTCTACGTCGACACCCTGGACTACCTCCGCCGGGGTGGCCGGATCGGTGCGGCCCAGGCGCTGTTCGGGTCCGCGCTGGCGGTCAAGCCGCTGCTGCGGCTGGACGGCGGCCGTATCGAGATGCTGGAGAAGGTCCGTACGGCGTCTAGGGCGATCGCCCGCCTGGAGGAGATCGTCGCCGAGCGGGCGGGCGGGGCGCCGGTCGACATCGCCGTCCACCATCTCGCGGCGCCGGAGCGGGCGTCCGCGCTCGCGGAGCGGTTGCGGGGCCGGGTGCCCGGGCTGGCCGATCTGCATGTGAGCGAGGTCGGGGCGGTGATCGGGGCCCACACCGGGCCCGGGTTGCTGGGGGTGGTCGTCTCGCCTCGATGA